A stretch of Pelecanus crispus isolate bPelCri1 chromosome 3, bPelCri1.pri, whole genome shotgun sequence DNA encodes these proteins:
- the PLN gene encoding phospholamban produces the protein MEKVQYITRSALRRASTIEVNPQARQRLQELFVNFCLILICLLLICIIVMLL, from the coding sequence ATGGAGAAGGTCCAATACATAACCCGCTCTGCTCTGCGGAGAGCCTCAACTATTGAGGTCAACCCACAAGCACGCCAAAGGCTCCAAGAGCTCTTTGTGAATTTCTGCCTGATTTTAATTTGTCTCTTGCTGATCTGTATCATTGTGATGCTCCTCTGA